A single Paenibacillus sp. FSL R5-0517 DNA region contains:
- a CDS encoding glycoside hydrolase family 43 protein, with translation MRYNNPVVKGFYPDPSVIKVHDTYYMVCSSFQYFPGVPLFESKDLLNWKQISHCLTRKSQIQLDTVNSSGGVFAPTIRYNNGRFYMVTTNDTTHQNFYVWTDDIYGEWSEPIYVDQGGIDPDLYFEDEKTLFMSNGVDDQGVGGIVQCEIEIETGRQLTPGRTIWNGTGGRYLESPHLYKMNGYYYLLAAEGGTEYGHMVTYARGISSSGPFEAYEHNPVLTNRNLGGYELQGVGHGDLVQDDRGNWWLFHLGFRQIGRWATYHHLGREVFLTPITFDEDGWFTAGHEGTTLTSFETKRIPDTVIQQDKKHYTFENTDWNLDWCYLRHPNTEHYQLECDKLTLTGTDVTLDIPASPTFIGLRQKDFNATISVDVSLTSREAGITIYMDENHHYEVAIRQEQDGYRVIERLNIGDIKSIAHEVDLGNKQHATLLIRSSQERYSFLFLADGEEILLGTAQTRYLSSEVAGGFTGVLIGLYATGEEASAEFTNFKCEYH, from the coding sequence ATGAGATACAATAACCCTGTTGTAAAAGGTTTCTATCCAGACCCTAGTGTGATTAAGGTGCACGACACGTACTACATGGTGTGCAGTTCTTTTCAATACTTTCCGGGCGTACCGCTCTTTGAAAGCAAGGATTTGCTGAATTGGAAGCAGATTAGCCATTGCCTCACTCGTAAAAGCCAGATTCAGTTGGACACCGTGAACAGTTCCGGCGGGGTATTTGCCCCCACCATTAGGTACAATAACGGACGATTTTATATGGTGACAACCAACGATACGACGCATCAGAATTTTTATGTATGGACAGACGATATCTACGGAGAGTGGTCTGAACCTATCTATGTGGATCAAGGTGGAATTGATCCGGATTTGTATTTTGAAGATGAAAAGACCTTGTTTATGAGTAACGGGGTTGATGATCAAGGCGTTGGAGGAATTGTCCAGTGTGAGATTGAAATTGAAACTGGCCGGCAATTGACGCCAGGTCGGACCATCTGGAACGGAACAGGTGGACGATATCTGGAAAGTCCGCATCTGTATAAAATGAACGGCTACTATTATCTGCTTGCAGCCGAAGGTGGCACCGAATATGGGCATATGGTTACTTACGCTCGGGGCATTTCTTCTTCAGGTCCATTCGAGGCTTATGAGCACAATCCGGTTCTAACCAATCGCAATCTGGGCGGTTATGAGCTCCAGGGTGTGGGGCATGGTGATCTGGTTCAGGATGATCGGGGGAACTGGTGGCTCTTTCACCTGGGATTCCGACAGATTGGCAGATGGGCTACGTACCATCATCTGGGCCGAGAAGTATTTCTGACTCCGATTACGTTTGATGAAGATGGATGGTTTACAGCCGGGCATGAGGGTACAACACTGACGAGTTTTGAGACTAAACGTATCCCGGACACAGTGATCCAGCAGGATAAGAAGCATTATACGTTTGAAAATACCGACTGGAATCTCGATTGGTGTTACCTTCGTCATCCGAATACAGAGCATTATCAGCTTGAATGCGACAAGCTTACACTAACAGGAACCGATGTGACGCTGGACATTCCGGCATCTCCGACGTTCATCGGGTTACGCCAGAAAGACTTTAATGCCACGATTTCAGTCGATGTTAGTCTAACAAGTCGAGAAGCCGGTATCACCATCTATATGGATGAAAATCATCATTATGAAGTGGCTATTCGTCAGGAGCAGGATGGCTATAGGGTGATCGAGCGTCTGAATATCGGGGATATCAAATCGATAGCACATGAAGTGGATCTGGGAAATAAACAGCATGCAACGCTGTTGATCCGCTCAAGTCAGGAACGATATAGTTTCCTGTTTCTAGCAGATGGTGAAGAGATTCTGCTAGGCACGGCACAGACGAGATACCTATCCTCGGAAGTGGCTGGAGGTTTTACAGGCGTACTTATTGGATTGTACGCGACGGGTGAAGAAGCTTCAGCGGAGTTTACCAATTTCAAGTGTGAATATCACTAA
- a CDS encoding purine-nucleoside phosphorylase: MHQSAHIQEARDYILNRIHSKPAIGMILGSGLGALADEIENATVIPYTEIPYFAQSEAIGHANELVIGELMGKTVVAMKGRLHYYEGFTLDEVTFPVRIMKALGVEQLLITNACGAINTSFEPGQLMLITDHINLVGNNPLMGPNNAELGVRFPDVSQVYNRELRNIALKVAEEQNVGLQQGVYAWWSGPAYETPAEIRMIRTMGADAVGMSTVPEAIVAIHGGMKVLGISCLTNMACGILDQPLSHDEVIEVAAQVKTTFIGLVKGILKEI, encoded by the coding sequence ATGCATCAATCCGCACATATTCAGGAAGCAAGAGATTACATATTAAACCGAATCCATTCCAAACCTGCCATAGGCATGATTCTGGGTTCGGGGCTGGGAGCGCTCGCCGACGAGATTGAAAATGCGACGGTTATTCCCTACACAGAAATTCCTTACTTTGCGCAATCCGAGGCAATCGGTCATGCCAATGAATTGGTTATTGGCGAGCTGATGGGCAAGACGGTTGTAGCGATGAAAGGCCGCCTTCATTACTATGAAGGGTTTACATTGGACGAAGTGACTTTCCCTGTTCGCATTATGAAAGCGCTGGGTGTCGAGCAGTTGCTTATCACGAATGCCTGCGGAGCCATCAACACAAGCTTTGAGCCGGGACAACTGATGCTGATTACAGATCATATTAACCTGGTGGGCAACAACCCGTTGATGGGACCGAATAATGCTGAACTGGGTGTGCGCTTCCCGGACGTATCACAGGTATATAATCGTGAACTGCGCAACATTGCGCTGAAGGTTGCAGAAGAGCAAAACGTTGGCCTGCAGCAAGGTGTGTATGCATGGTGGAGTGGTCCGGCATATGAGACACCAGCAGAGATTCGCATGATTCGTACGATGGGTGCGGATGCGGTGGGTATGTCTACGGTACCTGAAGCTATTGTTGCCATTCATGGCGGTATGAAGGTGCTGGGCATTTCCTGTCTGACCAATATGGCCTGTGGCATTCTGGATCAGCCGTTAAGTCATGATGAAGTCATTGAAGTGGCTGCCCAAGTGAAAACAACCTTTATTGGTTTGGTAAAAGGCATTTTGAAAGAAATCTAA
- a CDS encoding DinB family protein, whose translation MIYDLQGEANMAPVVGMLLSAVTENSQRLKSITEGMSQEEVDYRGEHNQFNSTAQLIRHITFVDINWVYRIKGAVLPQRLIEQYGPMIDANNRLPLVQGVARDTLISQHESVLTLLKETCAHLADADLDRVVTFGHQNEKQATIRWGLWHMADHNRYHQAHINQLRRWFQT comes from the coding sequence ATGATTTATGATTTACAAGGGGAAGCCAATATGGCACCTGTTGTGGGGATGTTATTATCCGCTGTAACAGAAAATAGCCAACGACTTAAATCAATTACAGAAGGTATGTCGCAAGAAGAGGTAGATTATAGAGGGGAACACAACCAGTTTAATAGTACAGCTCAATTAATCCGACATATTACGTTCGTTGATATAAATTGGGTTTATAGAATAAAGGGAGCAGTCCTTCCTCAGCGTTTAATAGAGCAATATGGCCCTATGATCGATGCGAATAATAGACTCCCGCTGGTTCAAGGTGTGGCACGTGACACACTTATCTCTCAACATGAGAGTGTACTAACCCTTCTAAAAGAGACATGCGCACATTTAGCGGATGCTGATCTAGACCGAGTCGTTACTTTTGGACATCAGAACGAAAAGCAAGCTACGATCCGTTGGGGATTATGGCACATGGCTGACCATAACCGTTATCATCAAGCTCATATTAATCAATTGAGAAGGTGGTTCCAAACATAA
- a CDS encoding GrpB family protein, which translates to MEDQWRIAKYDPAWRDLFLETGSKLRAALGEKAVRIDHVGSTSIAGMDAKPIIDIQISVSNVENLLDYKREIESVGFVFRAENPDQTKRYFREEPGSRRIHVHVRQAGSFSEQMTLLFRDYLREHPEDCLEYAEEKHRLMSLYKDQRPKYVEGKAPTVWSILQRAHIWSQEIGWQPARSDA; encoded by the coding sequence ATGGAGGATCAATGGAGAATTGCAAAGTATGATCCGGCATGGCGTGATTTATTTCTGGAAACGGGTTCGAAATTAAGAGCAGCGTTAGGCGAAAAGGCTGTACGGATTGATCATGTGGGGTCCACTTCAATTGCCGGAATGGACGCTAAACCCATTATCGATATACAGATATCTGTTTCCAATGTTGAAAATCTGTTGGACTACAAGCGTGAGATCGAAAGCGTCGGATTTGTATTCAGAGCAGAAAATCCGGATCAGACTAAACGTTACTTTCGTGAAGAACCTGGAAGCAGAAGGATACATGTACACGTTAGACAGGCAGGCAGTTTCTCCGAGCAAATGACCTTGCTGTTCAGAGACTATTTACGGGAGCATCCAGAAGATTGTCTGGAATATGCGGAAGAAAAGCACAGACTCATGTCATTGTATAAAGATCAGCGTCCCAAGTATGTTGAAGGAAAAGCACCAACGGTGTGGAGCATATTACAGAGAGCGCATATTTGGTCTCAAGAAATTGGATGGCAACCGGCAAGATCTGATGCATAA
- a CDS encoding DinB family protein, protein METFFRYNWIVREQWYAWCEDVPLEELLRLRTGGVGNILQTLFHIIDVEWSWLQLLQGKPDDAENFANYQNLEAVRQLDRRLRPDVEAFVTAWEPSMEKRAYIDHRSGGNVATDSWGEVMRHVIAHEIHHMGQLSVWARELGKQPVSANVIGKGLILPD, encoded by the coding sequence ATGGAAACTTTCTTTCGTTACAACTGGATCGTGCGTGAGCAATGGTATGCCTGGTGTGAAGATGTACCGCTTGAAGAACTGCTTCGGCTTCGTACGGGCGGAGTAGGTAACATATTACAAACGTTGTTTCATATCATTGATGTAGAGTGGAGCTGGCTTCAGTTGCTTCAGGGTAAACCGGATGATGCCGAAAATTTTGCAAATTACCAGAACCTTGAGGCGGTAAGACAATTGGATCGCAGATTACGTCCGGATGTGGAGGCATTTGTTACAGCATGGGAGCCGAGTATGGAAAAAAGAGCTTATATTGATCATCGCTCAGGTGGCAATGTCGCTACAGATTCATGGGGAGAAGTCATGCGACATGTGATCGCCCATGAGATCCACCATATGGGACAGCTATCGGTATGGGCCCGAGAATTGGGCAAGCAGCCGGTATCCGCCAATGTCATTGGCAAAGGACTTATTCTACCTGACTAA
- a CDS encoding aminoglycoside phosphotransferase family protein — protein sequence MITGLSQIDWIQLHDRVQQVIEQEVQIIPLSPGLEASVMRIEMGGQRYVLKVWDKDSKPDIAKQYQLLSKLYHSGVGVSKPCGWGVDDQQNQVLLTSYDGEPITQLTQTKLTRLAERLMEVHRYPVNRVGAGEDEEYISKYDFVEYFFPQIESHGDIQNLLANLIQHVQIRQECLIHGDYNLGNILEMDGHYTIIDWTNGQYGDPRYDMAWSVFLITIYNGGSYGEMYRAAFACSASYNTYTQEEGQVFEAMACLRWILLKRVGDVPMGPDVMQRVRSIAVHNPYLNEHLL from the coding sequence ATGATTACCGGACTCAGCCAGATAGATTGGATACAACTGCATGATCGTGTCCAGCAGGTGATTGAACAGGAAGTTCAGATCATTCCCTTGTCACCTGGACTGGAAGCGAGTGTAATGAGAATTGAAATGGGTGGTCAGCGGTACGTATTGAAGGTCTGGGACAAGGATTCCAAGCCGGATATCGCCAAACAATATCAATTATTATCCAAGCTTTATCATAGTGGAGTTGGTGTTTCCAAACCCTGCGGTTGGGGTGTAGACGACCAACAGAATCAGGTGCTGTTAACAAGCTATGATGGAGAGCCTATTACCCAATTAACCCAGACCAAACTGACACGGTTGGCTGAGCGATTAATGGAGGTTCATCGTTATCCGGTGAATAGAGTGGGTGCTGGAGAAGATGAAGAATACATATCCAAGTATGATTTTGTTGAATACTTTTTTCCTCAGATTGAGTCGCATGGAGATATACAAAATCTTCTAGCAAACCTGATTCAGCATGTCCAGATCAGACAGGAATGTCTGATTCATGGTGATTATAATCTGGGAAACATTCTTGAAATGGACGGTCATTACACCATCATCGATTGGACCAATGGGCAGTATGGTGATCCAAGGTACGATATGGCATGGTCTGTTTTTCTTATCACCATCTATAATGGGGGAAGTTACGGCGAGATGTATCGGGCTGCATTTGCATGTTCTGCAAGCTACAACACGTATACGCAGGAAGAGGGGCAGGTCTTTGAAGCCATGGCATGCCTGCGCTGGATTCTGTTAAAACGTGTTGGGGATGTACCCATGGGGCCGGATGTCATGCAAAGGGTTCGCAGCATAGCTGTACATAATCCATATTTGAATGAACACTTGTTGTAA
- a CDS encoding GNAT family N-acetyltransferase, with amino-acid sequence MKQLPVEWNSDRLLISDVKESDIPELQSIYDTSRYMHQWDGREHDLDYVKKCVQEGHLPPEGRMENYRIQSIRTAEDDRNIGLLSVYHGYPSDDSLYLEFLYIQSEIQKQGYGQELIQALTLHCSELSYKEIRINVALKNWPALRFWIKSGFNQISGIYGDFEHSNDTFADTELIKSL; translated from the coding sequence ATGAAACAACTTCCAGTAGAATGGAACTCAGACAGGCTCTTAATTTCAGATGTGAAAGAGTCCGACATTCCTGAACTCCAGTCGATTTATGATACCAGTCGATACATGCATCAATGGGATGGACGAGAGCATGATCTGGATTATGTGAAAAAATGTGTTCAAGAAGGCCACCTTCCTCCAGAAGGGAGAATGGAGAATTATCGAATTCAATCCATTCGTACAGCTGAGGATGATCGCAACATTGGTTTGTTAAGTGTGTACCACGGTTATCCTTCTGACGATTCGCTATATCTTGAGTTTCTGTATATTCAGAGTGAAATCCAGAAGCAGGGATATGGACAAGAATTAATTCAGGCACTGACTCTCCATTGTTCCGAGCTAAGTTACAAGGAAATTCGAATTAACGTGGCGCTCAAAAATTGGCCTGCATTACGCTTCTGGATCAAATCCGGATTTAATCAGATCAGCGGAATTTATGGAGATTTTGAACATTCTAATGATACCTTTGCCGATACAGAATTGATCAAATCTCTCTGA
- a CDS encoding LacI family DNA-binding transcriptional regulator has product MAKEKVTIQDIADALGISRNTASKALNDSGNIPDETRNRVIKKAIELKYKQFAYMENEHVLTKAPGNIALLTENLPNTSHFGSLLISGLEKRISAEGYNLSIHIVRDEDQDALTLPNNFDIAKVDGIICIELFDLEYTQLITDLGIPTIFIDCASNICYPEFHADLLLMENEHSIYQITTKLIESGYTSIGFVGDYNHCKSFNERWVGYHRAMLESGLQVDLSHCILDNDRLCFSKPGWLNQRVAELTSLPSAYVCANDFLAVDLIRALKARGVSVPQDVAICGFDNAPQSRIIEPALTTVHIYSNEMGIKAAEMLLSRINSPTQPYQVSHIVTNPIIRESTPAIMADHSQMVLGSAK; this is encoded by the coding sequence ATGGCAAAGGAAAAAGTCACGATACAAGACATCGCTGATGCTTTGGGGATCTCCAGGAATACGGCTTCCAAAGCATTGAATGATAGCGGAAACATCCCGGATGAGACTAGAAACCGTGTAATTAAAAAAGCAATTGAACTTAAATATAAACAGTTTGCCTATATGGAAAATGAACATGTTTTAACCAAGGCCCCGGGCAATATCGCCTTGTTAACTGAAAACCTGCCTAATACATCTCACTTTGGTTCGTTGTTAATCAGCGGTTTGGAGAAAAGAATCAGTGCGGAGGGATACAATCTCTCGATTCATATCGTGCGTGACGAAGATCAAGACGCGCTTACACTTCCCAACAATTTTGATATCGCCAAAGTAGACGGCATCATTTGCATTGAATTATTTGATCTGGAATACACTCAGCTGATTACCGATCTGGGCATCCCCACGATCTTTATCGATTGCGCTTCCAACATATGTTATCCCGAATTCCATGCAGATTTGCTCCTTATGGAGAATGAACACAGCATCTATCAGATCACCACCAAATTAATTGAGAGCGGCTACACAAGTATCGGATTTGTTGGAGACTACAATCACTGTAAGAGCTTTAATGAACGATGGGTTGGATATCACCGAGCTATGCTTGAATCGGGGTTGCAGGTAGACCTATCTCATTGCATTCTAGATAATGACCGCCTATGCTTCTCCAAGCCAGGATGGTTGAACCAGCGGGTGGCAGAGCTGACTTCCTTACCTTCCGCTTACGTATGCGCTAATGATTTTCTTGCCGTCGATCTGATCCGTGCTTTGAAAGCCAGAGGTGTTTCCGTTCCGCAGGATGTTGCGATATGCGGATTCGATAATGCACCCCAATCCCGAATTATTGAGCCTGCATTAACGACCGTTCATATTTACAGCAATGAGATGGGGATTAAGGCTGCGGAGATGCTGTTATCCCGGATTAATAGCCCGACACAGCCGTATCAGGTCTCACATATTGTGACCAACCCCATCATCAGGGAGTCTACGCCAGCAATCATGGCCGATCATTCTCAGATGGTTCTTGGTTCGGCAAAATAA
- a CDS encoding carbohydrate ABC transporter permease, translating into MVVKHTGMDRLILTLNAIFLTCAVLVVVVPLIYIVIASFMDPTVLLNRGLSFNVSDWSLDGYQMILSNPAMIRGFANAVLYSVSFALITVTVSIFAGYALSDERLAGRGFFMIIFIITMFFGGGLIPTYLLIRNLGMLDTVWAIIIPGAVNVWNIILSRTFFKGVPRELKEAANVDGASEMKIFFQIVIPLSKPIIFVLALYAFVGQWNSYFDAMIYLDNPNLHPLQLVLRSILIQNQAAPGMISDQLAMAELKRLSEMIKYSAIVISSLPLIIMYPFFQKYFEKGVMVGSLK; encoded by the coding sequence ATGGTTGTTAAACACACGGGAATGGATCGATTGATCCTCACACTCAATGCCATCTTTCTCACCTGTGCTGTACTGGTTGTGGTTGTTCCCCTGATTTATATTGTTATCGCCTCATTTATGGACCCCACTGTGCTACTGAATCGTGGACTGTCCTTCAATGTATCGGATTGGAGTCTGGACGGTTATCAGATGATTCTGTCCAATCCAGCCATGATCCGAGGTTTTGCAAATGCGGTACTGTACTCGGTCTCCTTTGCACTGATCACCGTGACCGTATCCATATTTGCAGGTTATGCATTGTCGGATGAAAGGCTCGCGGGACGTGGATTTTTCATGATTATCTTTATCATCACGATGTTTTTCGGCGGGGGATTAATCCCGACCTATCTACTTATTCGTAATCTCGGCATGCTGGATACGGTGTGGGCAATCATCATTCCTGGAGCCGTTAACGTCTGGAACATCATTCTCTCCAGAACCTTCTTCAAAGGAGTCCCTCGAGAACTGAAAGAAGCCGCAAACGTGGATGGCGCTTCTGAGATGAAGATTTTCTTCCAGATCGTCATTCCGTTGTCAAAGCCCATCATATTTGTACTCGCCCTTTATGCTTTCGTTGGGCAATGGAATTCCTATTTTGATGCGATGATCTATCTGGACAATCCGAATCTCCATCCGTTACAGCTCGTCCTGCGCTCCATTCTGATTCAGAATCAGGCTGCACCAGGTATGATCAGTGACCAACTCGCGATGGCGGAACTGAAAAGGCTCTCCGAGATGATTAAATATTCAGCCATTGTCATTTCGAGTCTGCCACTGATCATCATGTACCCGTTCTTCCAGAAGTATTTCGAAAAAGGTGTCATGGTTGGTTCCCTCAAATAG
- a CDS encoding endo-1,4-beta-xylanase — MSTEIPSLHAAYANKFKIGAAVHTGMLQSEGEFIAKHFNSITAENQMKFGEIHPEENRYVFDAADAIVDFAVAQGMGVRGHTLVWHNQTSKWVFEDSSGAPVSRELLLSRLKQHIDTVVGRYKGQIYAWDVVNEAIEDKTDLFMRDTKWLQLVGEDYLQQAFSMAHEADPNALLFYNDYNETDPVKREKIYNLVRSLLDKGAPVHGIGMQGHWNIHGPSIEEIRMAIERYASLDVQLHVTELDMSVFRHEDRRTDLTAPTPEMAELQERRYEEIFDLFREYKSSITSVTFWGVADNYTWLDHFPVRGRKNWPFVFDQQLQPKESFWRIIKDNES; from the coding sequence ATGTCGACGGAAATTCCATCATTACATGCTGCTTATGCCAACAAGTTCAAAATAGGTGCTGCTGTACATACAGGCATGTTGCAGTCCGAAGGGGAATTTATCGCGAAACACTTCAATAGCATCACGGCAGAGAATCAGATGAAATTCGGAGAAATTCACCCGGAAGAAAATCGTTATGTGTTCGATGCGGCAGATGCAATTGTTGATTTTGCTGTTGCTCAAGGAATGGGGGTTCGCGGACATACCCTTGTCTGGCACAATCAGACATCGAAATGGGTTTTCGAGGATAGCTCAGGTGCTCCCGTGTCCAGAGAACTATTATTATCTCGCTTGAAGCAACATATTGATACAGTGGTAGGACGGTATAAGGGGCAAATATATGCATGGGATGTCGTCAATGAAGCAATTGAAGATAAGACCGATCTCTTCATGCGGGACACAAAGTGGCTGCAACTCGTGGGAGAAGACTATCTGCAGCAAGCATTCAGCATGGCTCATGAAGCAGATCCCAATGCCCTTCTTTTCTATAATGACTACAATGAGACCGATCCGGTCAAACGGGAGAAAATATACAATTTGGTTCGGTCTTTGCTGGATAAGGGAGCGCCTGTACATGGAATCGGTATGCAGGGGCACTGGAATATTCATGGTCCTTCAATTGAGGAGATCCGAATGGCGATTGAGCGTTATGCTTCACTGGATGTACAGTTGCATGTTACGGAGCTGGATATGTCGGTGTTTCGTCATGAGGATCGTCGAACCGATCTTACTGCGCCCACTCCGGAAATGGCCGAGTTGCAGGAGCGTCGATATGAAGAAATCTTCGATCTGTTCCGAGAATATAAATCATCCATTACCTCAGTGACTTTCTGGGGAGTAGCGGACAATTACACCTGGTTGGATCATTTCCCGGTACGTGGACGTAAGAATTGGCCTTTTGTATTTGATCAACAGTTGCAGCCAAAGGAATCATTTTGGCGTATAATTAAAGATAACGAGAGTTAA
- a CDS encoding ArsR family transcriptional regulator — MIKANGEPRFIPLYEALASEVRWRIMDMIADREMNVKDIAAALELSPSIVTMHIRKLEDAGLIGSRRVRINGGTHKLCYLKQNQIEIELPSASRTSRTREQTISVGHYTAFDIQPTCGLGTLEKEIGLWDDPRYFLDPERVHAAILWFGKGYVEYKTSNFVLPDENTDAIEISMELASEAPGLRDHWLSDIQFTFNGVALGTWTSPADFGRAARGKYTPEWWHRNVNQYGLLKTIRIDTSGTYMDGERMSDITLADIKLDEPFWTLRFTVDEKSPNVGGLTIYGAGFGNHDQDIVIRVLG, encoded by the coding sequence ATGATCAAAGCAAATGGAGAGCCTCGGTTCATTCCTTTATATGAGGCGCTGGCAAGCGAAGTCAGATGGAGAATCATGGATATGATTGCAGATCGTGAAATGAATGTGAAGGATATTGCCGCAGCATTAGAGCTTAGCCCCTCCATTGTCACGATGCACATTCGTAAATTGGAGGATGCGGGGCTCATTGGGAGCAGACGCGTTCGGATCAACGGAGGGACACACAAGTTATGTTACCTCAAGCAAAATCAGATTGAGATCGAGCTGCCATCCGCTAGTCGGACTTCACGAACCAGAGAGCAGACGATATCCGTCGGGCACTATACTGCTTTTGATATCCAGCCTACTTGTGGGCTAGGGACACTTGAGAAAGAGATTGGCCTGTGGGACGATCCCCGCTACTTCCTGGATCCTGAGCGGGTACACGCTGCAATTTTGTGGTTTGGAAAAGGTTATGTTGAATATAAAACATCTAATTTTGTTCTTCCGGACGAGAATACAGATGCGATAGAGATCTCGATGGAACTGGCATCTGAAGCCCCGGGATTACGGGATCATTGGCTGTCAGATATTCAATTCACCTTTAACGGTGTTGCGCTTGGAACGTGGACAAGCCCTGCCGACTTCGGCAGGGCAGCGCGCGGCAAGTATACGCCAGAATGGTGGCATCGCAATGTGAATCAGTATGGATTATTGAAGACCATCCGCATTGATACCTCCGGTACTTACATGGATGGAGAGCGGATGTCTGACATTACACTTGCAGATATTAAGCTGGACGAGCCGTTCTGGACGCTTCGATTTACAGTTGACGAGAAGAGCCCCAACGTTGGGGGATTAACGATCTATGGTGCCGGTTTTGGTAATCACGATCAAGATATTGTTATTCGTGTATTGGGTTGA
- a CDS encoding ABC transporter permease subunit: MLLAPALILTLIFKYIPMYGAIIAFKDFSPIKGIMGSDWVGLKHFEKFIASPNFDIILMNTLKLSFLGLIFSFPVPILLALMLNQVRKAGVKKNIQLFLYAPNFISVVVVVGMLFIFLSPTGPINQLATWITGQPIMFMSEPEYFRWIYILSDIWTGAGWASIIYVAALANVDPELHNAANLDGANLLQRIRHIDLPTIRPIMAIVFILAAGGIMSIGFEKAYLMQTSMNLPSSEIIATYVYKVGLQSGDYAYSAAVGLFNSVINVILLVTVNLIVKKLNEGEGLY; the protein is encoded by the coding sequence ATGTTGCTCGCACCAGCCTTAATTTTGACTCTTATTTTCAAGTACATTCCGATGTACGGAGCCATCATTGCGTTTAAGGATTTCAGTCCGATCAAAGGCATTATGGGCAGTGATTGGGTAGGACTGAAGCATTTTGAGAAATTTATAGCTTCACCCAATTTCGATATCATTTTAATGAATACGCTTAAGCTCAGCTTTTTGGGATTGATATTCAGTTTCCCGGTGCCCATTTTACTTGCACTTATGCTGAATCAGGTACGTAAAGCTGGCGTGAAGAAAAATATCCAACTGTTTCTGTATGCACCCAATTTTATCTCGGTTGTTGTGGTGGTGGGTATGCTGTTCATCTTCCTCTCACCGACAGGGCCAATTAATCAATTAGCAACCTGGATTACAGGTCAGCCAATTATGTTCATGTCTGAACCGGAATATTTCCGATGGATCTACATTTTGTCCGATATCTGGACCGGAGCGGGGTGGGCTTCCATCATATACGTTGCGGCTTTGGCCAATGTTGATCCGGAGCTTCACAATGCGGCTAATCTGGATGGAGCCAATCTCCTTCAGCGTATTCGCCACATTGATCTTCCAACGATTCGTCCGATTATGGCCATCGTCTTTATTCTTGCAGCTGGTGGCATTATGTCCATTGGATTTGAGAAGGCCTATCTGATGCAGACGTCCATGAACCTGCCTTCCTCTGAGATTATTGCAACATATGTCTACAAGGTGGGGTTACAGTCTGGAGATTACGCTTATTCTGCGGCAGTGGGATTGTTTAACTCGGTTATCAATGTGATTTTGCTGGTGACAGTGAATCTGATTGTGAAGAAATTGAATGAAGGCGAAGGCCTCTATTAG